The genome window TGGGAGGCGGTGGATTTGACCGGCTTGATCCAGAAGGGAAAATCAAGGGAGATTTTTTCAAGGGCGTTGTCGTCAAACGGGTCGAACGTGCAAAATCGGGGGATGTGCTCGGGTATGACCTGTTTTTGCTCCAGGCGGCTCCAGTACTTGTGTTCAGATTTCAGGACGCTTTCGAGACTCGGGCCGGGAACATTGAACTTTGCGCACAGAATCGGTGTCATGGTGCTTACCGGGAAATCCGTGTATCCGACAATGGCGTCAACCGGGCCGTCAAAGTTTTGCAGCTCCTTCTCGGCCAGCGCCAGCATGTCGGCCAGCCGGTACTGGCCGCTGTCGATTAAGTCATGAATATCAAGTAAGCCGATAAAGTTGCATTCATCGGCATGTTTAAGGGATTGCAGCATCTGCAGGTTGAAATCATCAAGGCCGATAATAAATACGTTTTTCTTCATTTTCTTCGAATTTTCTCCGATCCATTGTAAAAGACTCGTCAGCCGGTCCGGTACGGAACCAGTTTCCGCTCGGACAGGTAAAATACATCACCGGGTACCAGAACATGCAAGCTTAAATTTTCTATGGAGATGAGCTCTCCTTCGCTGATGGAGGCCAAATTGGTGTGCCGGATGCCCGAGCCGTCCACCACGATGATCAGGCCTGAACCGACGGTCTCCTGGATGTCGCCCTTCCGGATCAGCAGGCCCGTGTCTTCGCCCAGCCCGATGCCCAGGTAGGACGGATTGGCGGCAACCGCCTGGAACAGGCGCCCGATCCGGCTGCGTTTTACAAAGTGGGTGTCGATAATCACTTTTTGAATAAACCCGAAACCGCTGCTCAGCTTGACCTCTCCCTTTCTCAGCGCCTCGTGGCTGCTCCCCTCGTAGATCATGGTATCGGACATGGCCATGGCCCCGGCGCTGGTTCCGGCAATCACCACAGGCTCGTGGATATAGCGTTCATGGATGACATCCAGAAATTCCGTGCCGCCTAAAATCGTGGTCAGCCGCAGCTGGTTTCCGCCGGTGAACAGAAATCCTTCGGCTTCCCGGGCCCGCTGAACCATCTCTTCATGCAGCGCATCTTCCCGTTCCCGGATATCCATCACCCCGACGTTGTCAAACCCCAGGTTTTTAAATGCCTTGATGTACTGCTTCCCGGCTTTTTCCGGGATGCCCGATGCAGTGGGAATGATTTCGATGCGATGGGTGGCGCCGGTTAGCGACTCACAGAAC of Desulfobacterales bacterium contains these proteins:
- a CDS encoding cyanophycinase; this translates as MKKTKGILLIIGGDLYLPSETNGKEEIGNGEIPEIESAIITRFCESLTGATHRIEIIPTASGIPEKAGKQYIKAFKNLGFDNVGVMDIREREDALHEEMVQRAREAEGFLFTGGNQLRLTTILGGTEFLDVIHERYIHEPVVIAGTSAGAMAMSDTMIYEGSSHEALRKGEVKLSSGFGFIQKVIIDTHFVKRSRIGRLFQAVAANPSYLGIGLGEDTGLLIRKGDIQETVGSGLIIVVDGSGIRHTNLASISEGELISIENLSLHVLVPGDVFYLSERKLVPYRTG